In Halapricum desulfuricans, a single window of DNA contains:
- a CDS encoding cysteine hydrolase family protein → MRLDPNATAVVVIDMQNGFCHPDGSLYAPGSEEAIEPCAELVDRASEAGATVVFTRDVHPPEQFEDAHYYDEFERWGEHVLEGSWEAELVDELDPDDADLIVEKHTYDAFYRTELEGWLNARGIDDLVIVGTLANVCVLHTASSAGLRDYRPILLEDAVGAIEDDHREYALEHADFLFGEVTTREDVEFA, encoded by the coding sequence ATGCGACTGGACCCAAACGCGACCGCAGTCGTCGTGATCGACATGCAGAACGGGTTCTGCCACCCTGACGGAAGTCTCTATGCGCCCGGCAGCGAGGAGGCGATCGAGCCCTGTGCCGAACTGGTCGACCGAGCCAGCGAGGCGGGCGCGACCGTCGTGTTCACCCGAGACGTCCACCCGCCCGAGCAGTTCGAGGACGCCCACTACTACGACGAGTTCGAGCGGTGGGGCGAGCACGTGCTGGAAGGCTCCTGGGAGGCCGAACTCGTCGACGAACTCGACCCCGACGACGCGGACCTGATCGTCGAGAAACACACTTACGACGCCTTCTACCGGACTGAACTGGAGGGATGGCTGAACGCTCGCGGTATCGACGATCTGGTGATCGTCGGCACGCTGGCGAACGTCTGCGTCCTGCATACAGCTTCCAGCGCTGGGTTGCGCGACTACCGGCCGATCCTGCTCGAGGACGCCGTCGGCGCGATCGAGGACGACCACCGCGAGTACGCCCTGGAACACGCCGATTTCCTGTTCGGCGAGGTCACCACCCGCGAGGACGTCGAGTTCGCGTGA
- a CDS encoding electron transfer flavoprotein subunit alpha/FixB family protein: MAATSDSGVDIEEYDDVWVFVEQHDGEVASVTWELLSKGRDLADERGEDLVALVMGEDVAETDIPQQCIARGADRVLVADDPVFEPYRSDPYGEQFRHLVETRKPAVALIGGTHTGRDFAGRVAVPTHAGLTADCTELEMEDGRYEMRRPAFGGDALATIICPEHRPQMSTVRPGVFPAAEPDEDRDGELEDVEVVVDESETMTEVLDREVGDVADITDADVVVAGGMGTEGDFEPLWELADLLDGEVAASRDAVEEGWIEPARQVGQTGKTVRPKLYIAAGISGAIQHLEGMDDSETVVAINTDPNAPIFDNADYGIVGDLHEVVPELIEYFEEHEEAIPA; this comes from the coding sequence ATGGCGGCAACGAGCGACAGCGGCGTCGACATCGAGGAGTACGACGACGTCTGGGTGTTCGTCGAACAGCACGACGGCGAGGTCGCGAGCGTCACCTGGGAACTGCTGAGCAAGGGCCGTGACCTGGCCGACGAGCGCGGCGAGGACCTCGTCGCGCTGGTGATGGGCGAAGACGTTGCGGAGACGGACATCCCCCAGCAGTGTATCGCTCGCGGTGCGGACAGGGTGCTCGTCGCCGACGATCCGGTATTCGAACCGTATCGATCCGATCCCTACGGCGAGCAGTTCCGTCACCTCGTCGAGACTCGCAAGCCCGCGGTCGCACTGATCGGCGGGACTCACACCGGTCGGGACTTCGCCGGCCGGGTCGCGGTGCCGACCCACGCCGGACTGACCGCCGACTGTACCGAACTGGAGATGGAAGACGGTCGCTACGAGATGCGCCGGCCCGCCTTCGGCGGGGACGCGCTCGCGACGATCATCTGTCCCGAGCACCGCCCGCAGATGTCGACCGTCCGGCCGGGCGTGTTCCCGGCCGCCGAACCCGACGAGGACCGCGACGGCGAACTCGAGGACGTCGAAGTCGTCGTCGACGAGTCGGAGACGATGACCGAGGTACTCGACCGCGAGGTCGGCGACGTCGCCGACATCACTGACGCGGACGTCGTCGTCGCCGGCGGGATGGGCACTGAGGGCGACTTCGAACCACTGTGGGAACTGGCCGATCTGCTGGACGGCGAGGTCGCCGCGAGCCGCGACGCCGTCGAGGAAGGCTGGATCGAACCCGCCCGGCAGGTCGGCCAGACCGGCAAGACAGTCCGGCCGAAGCTGTACATCGCGGCCGGGATCTCCGGTGCGATCCAGCACCTCGAAGGGATGGACGACAGCGAGACGGTGGTCGCGATCAACACCGATCCCAACGCACCGATCTTCGACAACGCCGACTACGGTATCGTCGGGGACCTCCACGAGGTCGTCCCCGAGCTGATCGAGTACTTCGAGGAGCATGAGGAGGCGATTCCGGCATGA
- a CDS encoding elongation factor EF-2, which yields MGRRKKIVQECETLMDKPENIRNIAIAAHVDHGKTTLTDNLLAGAGMIADEGEATKLMMDTEEDEQERGITIDAANVSMTHEYEDTNHLINLIDTPGHVDFGGDVTRAMRAVDGALVVVDAVEGAMPQTETVLRQALREGVKPALFINKVDRLISELQEGPEEMQERLLSVIHDVNELIRGMTEDMDDVEDWTVSVEGGTVAFGSALYKWGVSMPSMQRTGMDFGDIMELERADKRQELHERTPLSNVVLDMVCEHFPNPVDAQPRRIPRIWRGDADSDLAEEMRVVNEDGEVVFMVTDISMDPHAGEIATGRVFSGTLEKGQELYVSGTAGKNRLQSVGLFMGGEREEVEHVPAGNIAAVTGLKDAIAGSTVSSVEMTPFESIEHISEPVITKSVEAQSMDDLPKLIETLQQVAKEDPTINVEINEDTGEHLISGQGELHLEVVTQRIERNQGIPVNTGEPIVVYREAPQSESREVEGISPNRHNRFYITVEPLDEDIVESIKMGEASMDMPELERREALQEAGLDKDTSQNVEHIHGSNVFIDDTKGIQHLNETMELVIEGLEEALNDGPLAAEPVQGSLIRLHDARLHEDAIHRGPAQVIPAVRRAVHNALIDADIKLLEPIQDVRIDVPNDHMGAASGEIQGRRGRVDDMYQEGDLMVVEGIAPVDEMIGFSSDIRSATEGRASWNTENAGFRVMADNLQPEKITEIRERKGMKTELPEAVDYF from the coding sequence ATGGGCCGACGCAAGAAAATTGTCCAGGAATGTGAGACGCTGATGGACAAACCGGAGAACATCCGGAACATCGCCATCGCTGCTCACGTCGACCACGGCAAGACGACGCTGACAGACAACCTGCTGGCCGGTGCCGGCATGATCGCCGACGAGGGCGAGGCGACGAAGCTGATGATGGACACCGAGGAGGACGAACAGGAACGCGGGATCACCATCGACGCGGCCAACGTCTCGATGACCCACGAGTACGAGGATACCAACCACCTCATCAACCTCATCGACACGCCGGGCCACGTCGACTTCGGCGGGGACGTCACCCGCGCGATGCGTGCCGTCGACGGTGCGCTGGTGGTCGTCGACGCCGTCGAAGGCGCGATGCCCCAGACCGAGACCGTGCTGCGGCAGGCACTCCGGGAGGGTGTCAAGCCCGCACTGTTCATCAACAAGGTCGACCGCCTCATCTCGGAACTCCAGGAAGGTCCCGAAGAGATGCAGGAACGGCTCCTGTCCGTGATCCACGACGTCAACGAACTCATCCGCGGGATGACCGAAGACATGGACGACGTCGAGGATTGGACAGTCTCTGTCGAAGGCGGGACTGTTGCATTCGGATCCGCGCTCTACAAGTGGGGCGTCTCGATGCCCTCGATGCAGCGGACGGGCATGGACTTCGGCGACATCATGGAACTGGAGCGCGCGGACAAGCGCCAGGAACTTCACGAGCGTACGCCGCTGTCGAACGTCGTGCTCGACATGGTCTGTGAACACTTCCCGAACCCGGTAGACGCTCAGCCCCGTCGTATCCCGCGCATTTGGCGCGGCGACGCCGACTCGGATCTCGCCGAAGAGATGCGGGTCGTCAACGAGGACGGCGAGGTCGTGTTCATGGTCACGGACATCTCGATGGACCCCCACGCCGGCGAAATCGCCACTGGACGGGTCTTCTCCGGAACCCTCGAGAAGGGCCAGGAGCTGTACGTTTCCGGGACGGCCGGCAAAAACCGCCTGCAGTCTGTCGGGCTGTTCATGGGCGGGGAACGCGAGGAAGTCGAGCACGTCCCTGCCGGAAATATCGCCGCTGTGACCGGGTTGAAGGACGCGATCGCCGGCTCGACGGTCTCCAGCGTGGAGATGACGCCGTTCGAGTCGATCGAGCACATCTCGGAGCCGGTCATCACCAAGTCCGTCGAGGCCCAGTCGATGGACGACCTGCCCAAACTCATCGAGACGCTCCAGCAGGTCGCCAAGGAGGACCCGACCATCAACGTCGAGATCAACGAGGACACCGGCGAGCACCTCATCTCCGGACAGGGTGAACTTCACCTCGAAGTCGTCACCCAGCGGATCGAGCGCAACCAGGGGATCCCGGTCAACACGGGCGAACCGATCGTCGTCTACCGCGAGGCCCCGCAGAGCGAGAGTCGCGAGGTCGAGGGTATCTCGCCGAACCGTCACAACCGGTTTTACATCACGGTCGAGCCTCTCGATGAGGACATCGTCGAGTCGATCAAGATGGGCGAAGCCTCGATGGACATGCCGGAACTCGAACGCCGCGAGGCCCTCCAAGAGGCGGGACTGGACAAAGACACCTCTCAGAACGTCGAGCACATCCACGGCAGTAACGTCTTCATCGACGACACGAAAGGGATCCAGCACCTCAACGAGACGATGGAGCTGGTCATCGAAGGGCTCGAAGAGGCCCTCAACGACGGCCCGCTGGCCGCCGAACCGGTCCAGGGGTCGCTCATCCGCCTCCACGACGCTCGTCTGCACGAGGACGCCATCCACCGCGGTCCGGCACAGGTCATCCCGGCCGTGCGACGAGCCGTCCACAACGCCCTGATCGACGCCGATATCAAGCTGCTCGAACCGATCCAGGACGTCCGTATCGACGTGCCCAACGACCACATGGGTGCCGCGAGCGGTGAGATCCAGGGTCGCCGTGGCCGCGTCGACGACATGTATCAGGAAGGTGACCTCATGGTTGTCGAGGGTATCGCACCGGTCGACGAGATGATCGGCTTCTCCAGCGACATCCGAAGCGCGACCGAGGGTCGTGCCTCCTGGAACACCGAGAACGCCGGCTTCCGCGTGATGGCCGACAACCTCCAGCCCGAGAAGATCACCGAGATCCGCGAGCGCAAGGGCATGAAGACCGAACTGCCCGAAGCCGTCGACTACTTCTAG
- a CDS encoding Hvo_1808 family surface protein encodes MRRLLAIAALLAVVLGASCLAPGGPGELGVENGYHYDDAIAVTVEDGLNESEREALLGRTMARIEVIRELEFERTTNVTVISREEYRNRTGNSGDPTNLTDRQLWNEQVWEALHIVGENETYPDARSSNRGSSVVGYYSSGKSGIVLVSDSSTPQVTRGTLVHELVHALQDQQLNLGETRDLQDAQLAVRSVIEGDANYVEARYENRCGASWDCIETPRATGQRSDSFNAGLFLVSYLPYAEGPQFVESLRERDGWGAVDGSYEAFPASSEQVIHPERYPDDEPTNVTVPDRSSDEWSRFDDLDRPVYDTVGEGSIYAMFTAVGVIDRSGAARYDYEHPLSTGWAGDRLVPYRNDSGGYGYVWRLAWETPEEAGEFADGYRALLEGYEAERLDGGRYVVEGGAFADAFRLSRDGRTVTVVNAPTVEGLEGIDGPG; translated from the coding sequence ATGCGGCGGTTGCTCGCGATCGCGGCGCTGCTGGCAGTCGTACTCGGAGCCAGCTGTCTCGCGCCGGGCGGTCCGGGCGAACTCGGCGTCGAGAACGGGTATCACTACGACGACGCCATCGCCGTCACGGTCGAGGACGGACTGAACGAGAGCGAGCGCGAGGCGCTACTCGGGCGGACGATGGCCCGGATCGAAGTCATCCGCGAACTGGAATTCGAGCGGACGACGAACGTGACGGTCATCTCCCGCGAGGAGTACCGAAATCGGACCGGCAACTCGGGCGATCCGACGAACCTGACCGACCGACAGCTGTGGAACGAACAGGTGTGGGAGGCCCTGCACATCGTCGGTGAGAACGAAACCTATCCCGATGCGCGGTCGAGCAACCGCGGCTCGTCGGTCGTCGGCTACTACTCATCGGGGAAATCCGGGATCGTCCTCGTCAGTGATTCGTCGACGCCACAGGTGACCCGCGGGACGCTCGTCCACGAACTCGTCCACGCGCTGCAGGACCAGCAGCTGAATCTCGGCGAAACGCGCGACCTGCAGGACGCACAGCTCGCCGTCCGGAGCGTCATCGAGGGCGACGCCAACTACGTCGAGGCGCGCTACGAGAACCGCTGTGGAGCCTCGTGGGACTGCATCGAGACGCCCCGGGCGACCGGCCAGCGGTCGGACTCGTTCAATGCCGGGCTGTTTCTGGTGAGCTATCTCCCCTACGCCGAGGGGCCGCAGTTCGTCGAGTCGCTTCGCGAACGCGACGGCTGGGGGGCCGTCGACGGGAGCTACGAGGCCTTCCCCGCGAGCAGCGAGCAGGTCATCCACCCCGAGCGCTATCCCGATGACGAGCCGACGAACGTGACGGTTCCCGATCGCTCGAGCGACGAGTGGAGTCGGTTCGACGACCTCGACCGGCCCGTCTACGACACCGTCGGCGAAGGGTCGATCTACGCGATGTTCACCGCCGTCGGCGTGATCGACCGGAGCGGAGCAGCGCGCTACGACTACGAGCACCCGCTCTCGACCGGCTGGGCGGGCGATCGGCTCGTCCCCTACCGTAACGACAGCGGCGGCTACGGCTACGTCTGGCGACTCGCCTGGGAGACGCCCGAGGAGGCCGGCGAGTTCGCCGACGGCTATCGCGCGTTGCTCGAGGGATACGAGGCCGAACGCCTCGACGGCGGTCGGTACGTTGTCGAGGGCGGCGCGTTCGCCGACGCGTTCCGGCTCTCGCGGGACGGCAGGACGGTCACGGTCGTCAACGCGCCGACAGTGGAGGGACTCGAGGGCATCGACGGTCCGGGGTGA
- a CDS encoding electron transfer flavoprotein subunit beta/FixA family protein has product MTDGWNIVVCVKQVPDADDVSIDPETGRLNRSDAEAVMNAPDYNAVEAALELRDEVGGTVTALSMGPPNADAVLRMAVGMGADDGVLLSDPAFGGSDTWPTSLALARAVDELDADVVFGGEETTDSSTGQVPPGIAAHNGWAQLTYVEELEARPDEKRLAARRDIEGGYERVAADLPVVVAMGFGENDPRPAGLHRKIYAETDFEPETWTAEDLGVEDEVGLAVSPTQVGGMDTADPVPREQEVVEDSEELAEQIAEVI; this is encoded by the coding sequence ATGACAGATGGATGGAACATAGTCGTCTGCGTCAAGCAGGTACCGGACGCGGACGACGTCTCGATAGATCCGGAGACGGGACGGTTGAATCGCTCCGACGCCGAGGCCGTGATGAACGCACCGGATTACAACGCGGTTGAGGCGGCGCTGGAACTGCGCGACGAGGTCGGCGGAACGGTGACGGCCCTCTCGATGGGGCCGCCCAACGCCGACGCAGTGTTGCGCATGGCCGTCGGGATGGGGGCCGACGACGGCGTGCTCCTGTCGGATCCGGCCTTCGGCGGCAGCGACACCTGGCCGACGAGCCTCGCACTCGCCCGCGCGGTCGACGAACTGGACGCCGACGTGGTCTTCGGCGGCGAGGAGACGACAGACTCCTCGACCGGGCAGGTCCCGCCGGGGATCGCCGCGCACAACGGTTGGGCACAACTCACCTACGTCGAGGAACTCGAAGCGCGGCCCGATGAGAAGCGGCTGGCCGCCAGACGCGACATCGAAGGGGGGTACGAGCGCGTCGCCGCCGACCTCCCCGTCGTCGTCGCGATGGGCTTCGGCGAGAACGATCCCCGTCCGGCGGGCCTGCACCGCAAGATCTACGCCGAGACCGACTTCGAACCCGAGACCTGGACGGCCGAGGACCTGGGCGTCGAGGACGAGGTCGGATTGGCCGTTTCCCCGACGCAGGTCGGCGGGATGGACACGGCCGATCCGGTCCCGCGCGAACAGGAGGTCGTCGAGGACAGCGAGGAACTGGCCGAGCAGATCGCGGAGGTGATCTAG
- a CDS encoding GNAT family N-acetyltransferase, giving the protein MIDATIRRFEPADGDAVLALNERAMAAEGTDPEDVPGIDDLRRIESEYLDSGGEFLVADLDGDVVGMGGLTIDDEVAEVFRMRVDPAYQHRGIGSALLDRLEQGARERGATQLLAETARRQQAATEFYPAHGFEERGRRSFGEYELISFEKSL; this is encoded by the coding sequence ATGATCGACGCCACGATCCGCCGGTTCGAGCCCGCCGATGGCGACGCCGTGCTGGCGCTGAACGAGCGAGCGATGGCCGCCGAGGGGACCGACCCCGAGGACGTGCCCGGGATCGACGACCTCCGTCGGATCGAGTCCGAATATCTCGATTCGGGCGGCGAGTTCCTGGTCGCCGATCTCGACGGCGATGTTGTCGGGATGGGCGGGCTCACGATCGACGACGAGGTTGCCGAGGTGTTCCGGATGCGCGTCGATCCCGCCTATCAGCACCGCGGCATCGGCTCGGCGCTGCTCGATCGGCTGGAGCAGGGCGCCCGCGAACGCGGTGCGACGCAACTGCTCGCGGAGACGGCTCGCCGTCAGCAGGCGGCCACGGAGTTTTACCCGGCCCACGGCTTCGAAGAACGGGGCCGACGGTCGTTCGGCGAGTACGAACTGATCAGCTTCGAGAAATCGCTGTAG
- a CDS encoding ferredoxin family protein: protein MSIKTPSVPDTPEVERETIEDRLYTVKYSDSGESHLDVKVEGICEEKCTNYECVNACPADVWRAEEGGVPTIAYENCLECGTCRFACPHGNVEWEYPENGNGVSYKFG, encoded by the coding sequence ATGAGTATCAAAACCCCATCCGTTCCGGACACCCCAGAGGTAGAGCGCGAGACCATCGAAGACCGCCTGTACACGGTCAAGTACAGCGACAGCGGCGAGTCCCACCTCGACGTCAAGGTCGAGGGGATCTGCGAGGAGAAGTGTACGAACTACGAGTGTGTCAACGCCTGTCCCGCCGACGTCTGGCGGGCCGAGGAGGGCGGCGTGCCGACGATCGCCTACGAGAACTGCCTCGAGTGTGGCACCTGCCGGTTCGCCTGCCCGCACGGTAACGTCGAGTGGGAGTACCCCGAAAACGGGAACGGGGTTTCCTACAAGTTCGGGTAG
- a CDS encoding DUF5787 family protein, whose product MREYGFELALCATLETDQRVLGRQIGASVHGRRIVDTVVLEPGPGFDRRAEITDRTIPQPAIEAAVGVGRARDWREVFPDRKPDRAKSLIEHGIEIGFFERERRNRTLHVRQTARYPEEWFDRLVGIENKPDLARPGDLQRQLRQDVALGLFDRVVLATESYVTGAHLNRVPEAVGVWRFDPDTGSREVIREPETLDPATDGTEIIAEHPGRTEIRPVDPEQKRRARRRLAERAYGKGWRPTELPGCANCDPSADSRAATVPFCTFHDRIVEPAVECGPDCPGYQSAEPPAFDRERERAASSAWRRDPDGHQRRQVGLDRFG is encoded by the coding sequence GTGCGCGAGTACGGGTTCGAACTGGCGCTGTGTGCCACACTCGAAACCGACCAGCGCGTGCTCGGCCGCCAGATCGGCGCGAGCGTCCACGGCCGGCGGATCGTCGATACGGTCGTGCTCGAACCCGGACCCGGGTTCGATCGACGGGCGGAGATCACCGATCGGACGATCCCGCAGCCGGCCATCGAGGCGGCGGTCGGCGTCGGTCGGGCCCGCGACTGGCGGGAAGTCTTCCCCGATCGCAAGCCGGACCGAGCGAAGTCGCTGATCGAACACGGCATCGAGATCGGGTTCTTCGAGCGCGAACGGCGGAACAGAACCCTGCACGTGCGACAGACGGCCCGCTATCCCGAGGAGTGGTTCGATCGGCTCGTCGGCATCGAGAACAAGCCCGACCTGGCCCGGCCGGGCGACCTCCAGCGCCAGCTCCGACAGGACGTGGCGCTGGGGCTGTTCGACAGGGTGGTCCTCGCGACGGAATCGTACGTTACTGGCGCGCACCTCAATCGGGTTCCCGAGGCGGTCGGCGTCTGGCGGTTCGATCCCGACACCGGCAGCCGGGAGGTAATCCGCGAGCCGGAGACGCTCGATCCCGCGACGGACGGGACCGAGATCATCGCCGAACACCCCGGGCGGACCGAGATTCGGCCGGTCGACCCCGAGCAAAAGCGGCGTGCCCGCAGACGGCTGGCCGAGCGGGCGTACGGCAAGGGGTGGCGACCGACCGAACTCCCGGGGTGTGCGAACTGCGATCCGTCGGCGGACTCGCGGGCGGCGACTGTCCCGTTCTGTACGTTTCACGACCGGATCGTCGAGCCGGCCGTGGAGTGTGGACCGGACTGTCCGGGCTATCAGTCCGCCGAGCCGCCCGCGTTCGACCGCGAGCGGGAACGCGCGGCCAGCAGTGCCTGGCGGCGCGACCCGGACGGCCACCAGCGACGACAGGTGGGACTCGATCGGTTCGGCTGA
- a CDS encoding Hvo_1808 family surface protein: MRMRLAVVAVLLLAVAVVSIGAVGGTAPASESPLAQSSNDTANEAPPDPEADRLGWEDGRWYNESIDVTPEDGLNDTELDLVVARGMARVEHVRGLEFEETPPVEVISRDEFREETGSRYGNVTESQRLAENVYYEALLMVDESTDAVGAQQSNTAGGVGGYYDPASGEIKIVSENTDTPQMNEITLSQELFHALQDQKFNISSFNQSTQELHNARDGIIEGDGNYVDYLYQQSCENEWDGECIMPEDGGTPSDFDPHFGLYQIQLQPYSDGPAFVSDLHEEEGWEAVNEVYENPPASTEQTIHPDKYGADAPTNVTVEDTSSEDWRPLDVANGTDYESFGEAGLYVTLWYPGYESRGDTIIIRPTNHIAGGELDPYNYNHPYTAGWDGDRLVPYVTDDSFETNETGYVYEMVWDSEDDATEFLDGYEQLLEYRGAEPIQANESTYRIADSERFDDAFYVEQDGANVTIVNAPTVEALSDIRAGAAPANETDPGDDTPADEPTDTQTDEPTDSPSETTTETGDGFGPGFGVLAAALATIAVALVAARRL, translated from the coding sequence ATGCGCATGCGACTTGCCGTGGTGGCGGTGCTACTGTTGGCCGTTGCCGTCGTTTCGATCGGTGCGGTCGGCGGGACTGCCCCGGCGTCCGAGAGCCCGCTCGCACAGTCGTCGAACGATACCGCCAACGAGGCACCGCCCGATCCCGAGGCGGACCGGCTGGGCTGGGAGGACGGCCGCTGGTACAACGAGTCGATCGACGTGACGCCCGAGGACGGCCTCAACGACACCGAACTCGACCTCGTGGTCGCCCGGGGGATGGCCCGCGTCGAGCACGTCCGGGGTCTGGAGTTCGAGGAGACGCCGCCGGTTGAGGTTATCAGCCGTGACGAGTTCCGCGAGGAGACCGGCAGTCGCTACGGGAACGTCACCGAGAGTCAGCGGCTCGCCGAGAACGTCTACTACGAGGCGCTGCTGATGGTCGACGAGTCGACCGATGCCGTCGGCGCCCAGCAGTCGAACACCGCCGGCGGCGTCGGGGGGTACTACGATCCAGCGAGCGGCGAGATCAAGATCGTCTCCGAGAACACGGACACGCCCCAGATGAACGAGATCACCCTCTCACAGGAGCTGTTCCACGCGTTGCAGGACCAGAAATTCAACATCTCGTCGTTCAACCAGTCGACACAGGAGCTGCACAACGCCAGAGACGGCATCATCGAGGGCGACGGCAACTACGTCGACTACCTGTATCAGCAGTCCTGTGAGAACGAGTGGGACGGGGAGTGCATCATGCCCGAAGACGGCGGCACGCCGTCCGATTTCGACCCCCACTTCGGACTGTATCAGATCCAGCTCCAGCCCTACAGTGACGGTCCCGCGTTCGTTAGCGACCTCCACGAAGAGGAGGGCTGGGAGGCAGTGAACGAGGTCTACGAGAACCCGCCCGCCTCGACCGAACAGACGATCCATCCCGACAAATACGGTGCGGACGCCCCGACGAACGTGACCGTCGAGGACACCTCCAGCGAGGACTGGCGGCCGCTGGATGTCGCGAACGGAACCGACTACGAGTCCTTCGGCGAGGCCGGACTGTACGTGACGCTGTGGTATCCGGGCTACGAGAGCCGGGGAGATACGATCATTATACGGCCCACAAACCACATTGCAGGTGGTGAACTCGACCCGTACAACTACAACCACCCCTACACTGCGGGCTGGGACGGTGACAGACTCGTCCCGTACGTGACCGACGACAGCTTCGAGACCAACGAAACCGGCTACGTCTACGAGATGGTATGGGACTCGGAGGACGACGCTACCGAGTTCCTCGACGGGTACGAACAACTACTCGAGTACCGCGGGGCCGAGCCAATCCAGGCCAACGAGAGTACCTACCGGATCGCCGACAGCGAGCGCTTCGATGACGCCTTCTACGTCGAACAGGACGGGGCGAACGTGACGATCGTCAACGCACCGACTGTCGAGGCTCTCTCGGATATCCGTGCCGGTGCCGCGCCGGCGAACGAGACCGATCCCGGTGACGACACGCCCGCGGACGAACCGACTGACACGCAGACAGACGAACCCACGGATTCGCCAAGCGAGACCACGACCGAGACTGGCGACGGGTTCGGCCCCGGCTTCGGCGTACTCGCCGCGGCGCTCGCGACGATCGCGGTCGCGCTGGTAGCGGCCCGCCGGCTGTAG
- a CDS encoding FAD-dependent oxidoreductase: MSETPNYDNMYDAIVVGAGLAGSTAALTMARDGLDVIMIERGPSPGTKNVFGGVLYTPRIRELTDFEDAPKERYVAKKTYSMLSEEGDETSMSIAPSSWREEPHNDSWMVLRRDFDEWFAEQAVDAGATLITETTVTDLIKENGEIVGVETDRPDGELRAPVVVLAEGANSLVSEAADLKQQDDRDNVAVSVKEVRKYDREKIEDRFHLDGDAGLAAHYFGDGACGDAVGGGFLYTNKRTVSIGVVYSIEDAARTDQTPDEVLEEFKQHPAVAPLVRGGRMVEYSAHAIPEGGPDSMPELVHDGAVIVGDAAGLVLNSGIHLEGTNMAVESGYHAGRAVADALAQGRTDAAALASYETDLRDSYVVENLDHYGWFMDTAAEEKEFLFDDLPRALGEAGDAYFKMDNTPKDEHVSEAKSRILDATGGWLGAAKKAWKFRKMLS; the protein is encoded by the coding sequence ATGAGTGAGACTCCGAACTACGATAACATGTACGACGCAATCGTCGTCGGCGCGGGACTGGCCGGGTCGACGGCCGCACTGACGATGGCTCGCGACGGGCTAGACGTGATCATGATCGAGCGCGGTCCGTCGCCGGGGACGAAAAACGTCTTCGGCGGCGTGCTGTACACGCCCCGGATCCGCGAACTGACGGACTTCGAGGACGCCCCGAAGGAACGGTACGTCGCGAAAAAGACCTACAGTATGCTCAGCGAGGAGGGCGACGAGACCTCGATGTCGATCGCGCCCTCCTCCTGGCGCGAGGAGCCGCACAACGACTCCTGGATGGTCCTGCGCCGGGACTTCGACGAGTGGTTCGCCGAGCAGGCCGTCGACGCGGGCGCGACGCTGATCACCGAGACGACGGTCACTGACTTGATCAAAGAAAACGGGGAGATCGTCGGCGTCGAGACCGATCGGCCGGACGGCGAGTTGCGGGCGCCCGTGGTTGTTCTCGCAGAGGGTGCCAACTCGCTGGTCAGCGAGGCCGCCGACCTCAAACAGCAGGACGACCGGGACAACGTCGCCGTCTCGGTCAAGGAGGTCCGCAAGTACGACCGCGAGAAGATCGAAGACCGCTTCCACCTTGACGGCGATGCCGGGCTGGCCGCCCACTACTTCGGCGACGGTGCCTGTGGCGACGCCGTCGGCGGCGGGTTCCTGTACACCAACAAGCGGACCGTCTCGATCGGCGTCGTCTACTCGATCGAGGACGCCGCCCGTACCGATCAGACGCCCGACGAGGTGCTCGAGGAGTTCAAACAGCACCCCGCGGTCGCGCCGCTGGTCCGCGGCGGCCGGATGGTCGAGTATTCGGCTCACGCGATCCCGGAAGGCGGGCCGGACTCGATGCCCGAACTGGTCCACGACGGCGCGGTCATCGTCGGCGACGCCGCCGGGCTGGTATTGAACAGCGGGATCCACCTCGAAGGGACGAACATGGCCGTCGAGAGCGGTTATCACGCCGGTCGGGCCGTCGCCGACGCGCTCGCACAGGGCCGGACCGACGCGGCCGCGCTGGCCAGCTACGAGACCGATCTCCGCGACTCGTACGTCGTCGAGAACCTCGATCACTACGGCTGGTTCATGGACACCGCGGCCGAGGAGAAGGAGTTCCTGTTCGATGACCTGCCGCGGGCGCTCGGCGAGGCCGGCGACGCCTACTTCAAGATGGACAACACACCGAAAGACGAGCACGTCTCGGAGGCCAAGAGCCGTATCCTCGATGCGACCGGCGGCTGGCTCGGTGCCGCCAAAAAGGCCTGGAAGTTCCGCAAAATGCTATCGTAA